The Formosa sp. Hel1_33_131 genome window below encodes:
- the rplQ gene encoding 50S ribosomal protein L17, with product MRHGKKINHLGRKTAHRKSMLANMACSLIEHKRINTTVAKAKALKQFVEPLITKSKTDTTHNRRIVFSRLRQKETITELFGGVATKIGDRPGGYTRIIKLGNRLGDNADMAMIELVDFNEIYNADKQPKKKTTRRSRRGGAAKPVAAVETTTTSEEEE from the coding sequence ATGAGACACGGAAAAAAAATAAATCATTTAGGTAGAAAGACAGCGCACAGAAAGTCAATGTTAGCAAACATGGCGTGTTCTTTAATCGAACACAAGCGTATCAATACAACGGTTGCTAAAGCAAAAGCTTTAAAGCAATTTGTTGAGCCTTTAATTACAAAGTCTAAAACCGATACTACGCACAACAGACGTATTGTATTTAGCAGACTAAGACAAAAAGAAACGATCACTGAATTATTTGGTGGTGTTGCAACTAAAATAGGAGACCGTCCAGGTGGTTATACTCGAATTATCAAACTAGGAAATCGTCTTGGTGATAATGCGGATATGGCAATGATCGAATTGGTAGATTTCAATGAAATTTACAATGCCGACAAACAACCTAAGAAAAAGACGACTCGTAGAAGCCGTAGAGGAGGCGCTGCTAAACCAGTAGCTGCTGTTGAAACGACTACAACTTCAGAAGAGGAAGAGTAA